The genomic stretch GAGAGGGTCAAAAACGACTGGGAGTTCACGTGGCCGCCCGtgacaccatcatcaccaccaccaccagtcatCCCGGTAAActcaccgccaacccccgCTGAATCAGAGCAGTCGACCGTTGTCAACGGAGACGCTCCACTGCCACCGGCAACCGGacccacatcaacaacatcagccGAGCATGTGCTTCCGCCAAGCACTGGTGAAGCCATATCGGCGCCCAAAACGGGGACCGAGaatgacgatgaggacgatgCAAACAGGGAttcgggagaggaggcagaCTCGGAATCGGAGAACGAATCTGTCTACAGCACGATATCCGAAGATTTGGCCCATTTCCAGCCAAGAGCCGAGTGGACATCTGATCTTTCGGATGACGATGGGTTGCAACCCGTCCCATCACCCTTCCGGTTCAACAGCCCGGACGATGTCGGCACCGCCGTGCGCATCTCAATGGGATCAAAACGCactcggaggaggagagccGTGAGAGAAGAGGCATCCTGGAATCCAGGTCTCGCATGCTTCGAAGCCCGCCGTGACGCCTGGACAGGTGCCCGGACCGTCCGCGTGAAGCCGAAACCGGCTCCCCCCACTTCGCCGTCTACCGGCCGCCGACTTTCGTTCTGGAGACTTCATCGCACCGAGTCATCCAGCTCTCAGCACTCTACTCCGGGCTCGGCGCCACCCCAAgcctcccccatcaacccaacGGAAACCCGCACCTCGCACCAAACCGACATCTCGGCCAtcacccctcctctctccgAATCCGACTCGGCCAAAGAGCAGCCTATTCAGCAGACCACATCCCACGAGTCCAACACGGTCTATCCAGTCGAAACACTCATTCCCGTTCCAGCTCCGTTACTCCCGCCACAAAACCCCATGCGCGCGTCCATCACCCCGTCCATGTACTCTTCTCTCTACGATAAACTCGTCGTCCAAGGCCTCCAACCAGCCTGCCCGGTAAATCTGTCGGATATGATTCGCGCCTGCGTCGTGGGCTGGAAACGCGACGGCGAATGGCCACCACGATCCAACTACACGGCTCCGTTTCCTGTTCCTGTAGCCGCCACCACGGCCGAACTCGTTGCCATGCGTCAGAGAAAGgcgcagcaacaacaaaagaTTAATGCCGCCAGGAAGGCCGCCGCGAGCACTTCTCCACCGGTGTCCTCCTCGCCTGGGTcgacggtgaggaggatgagcttTGGGTTCCTGGGGAAAACCACCACGCATGAGGAGCAGAAAGATAATAGCCATAGTGATGAGACGGGGAGTGGAAAGGCGCTGTTTAGGAGGAGTCTGCAGAGGGTGTTGAGTTTGGGACAgcatgggcatgggcatCCGGTGGGGAGCCCGCCGCaaagggaggtgatgggggcTGCCTTGGGGGCTGCTATGACTTAGGGATGGACAGGAGGGTGATGTATATGAGGTCGTATGATTCTTGAACTCTTTTAGCGATTGGATATGGGAAGCtagggggatgatgatgatgatgatgatgatgatggtggtggtggtggtggtggtgatgtggtgttTTTTCAAAGGCAAAGGGCATAGTTTGATATTGGTACTGATGATACCGTGATACCCCCGATCTTTTTtgttctctttttttttggcgttGTTTTGAGGTGTATAGTTAGGGTAATGATGGGCATTGCTACGGATTATGTTGTTTGTAATTTGGGGAATCCACCACTTTTGCGTTACTCTCTTGCCCCCGGTGCGGAACTTTACCCATGTCAACGGTCAAAATGAAGCCCGCTTCAGTCATCAAACATATACCTTTGAGTAAACTCACAGGGTAAACCCACGTTTCAAACTGAtctgtcaccaccacctctttcttctcctccttcctctttccccccattcccaacccTCACCCGATTCGCACTTGTactcccctccttcctccaccacccctccccccgcttCTCATCCTCCCATAAAGGCGTCTTGTCTAGACTGAACTGGACAACTTCCGGTCTGGCGTAGTGACCGTTGCTGTCGATCCAGACCTTGACGGTTTTGAGGTCTGAGAGGTCGATCTCGGCTTTGACGAGGACATCACCTGATTTGCCGCCTTCCACTGGGGCCGCGAGGAGGGAGCAAaaggggtggatgatggaggaCCAGCCGCCGCCTGGCTTGACGAAGGATTGGGGGCCGAGGTTGGCGGCCATCCAGTCGAGGCAGGTCTGATCGACGTAGTTC from Podospora pseudopauciseta strain CBS 411.78 chromosome 3, whole genome shotgun sequence encodes the following:
- a CDS encoding hypothetical protein (COG:S; EggNog:ENOG503P3VG): MHSNEGGPEAPTDTDTTPINKDPATVTAILDERDTAHDASQDGTSAATATAVRLTSPDLGAPGLLGSGIIPLSAPVTPHSQHPPGQRQLPPAPPIYYKVTPAPSPSREANGGDHDSSVNYPPNNNHTPKAMIFSDLYKSPRSPFSKLRNSLPHHPPPPSDIDADLVSKDKAKQKEAVKRYLAERVKNDWEFTWPPVTPSSPPPPVIPVNSPPTPAESEQSTVVNGDAPLPPATGPTSTTSAEHVLPPSTGEAISAPKTGTENDDEDDANRDSGEEADSESENESVYSTISEDLAHFQPRAEWTSDLSDDDGLQPVPSPFRFNSPDDVGTAVRISMGSKRTRRRRAVREEASWNPGLACFEARRDAWTGARTVRVKPKPAPPTSPSTGRRLSFWRLHRTESSSSQHSTPGSAPPQASPINPTETRTSHQTDISAITPPLSESDSAKEQPIQQTTSHESNTVYPVETLIPVPAPLLPPQNPMRASITPSMYSSLYDKLVVQGLQPACPVNLSDMIRACVVGWKRDGEWPPRSNYTAPFPVPVAATTAELVAMRQRKAQQQQKINAARKAAASTSPPVSSSPGSTVRRMSFGFLGKTTTHEEQKDNSHSDETGSGKALFRRSLQRVLSLGQHGHGHPVGSPPQREVMGAALGAAMT